A window from Streptomyces sp. NBC_00299 encodes these proteins:
- a CDS encoding DUF1349 domain-containing protein, which produces MDLKLPELPFPLRTYGPDGHWSYEDGMLSGWAGARQDRFVPPTGEALDAASDAPRLLGAPEGDFQLIARVTVGFAGAFDAGVLYVHVGERAWAKLCLEYSPDVPTVCTVVTRGHSDDANSFTVDGSSVWMRVSRTGRAFAFHASRDGERWTFVRLFTLGDEEETGAALVGFMTQSPMGEGCVVTYDHLEFRPDWPKDLRDGS; this is translated from the coding sequence ATGGACCTGAAACTCCCCGAACTGCCTTTCCCGCTGCGCACCTACGGCCCCGACGGCCACTGGTCCTACGAGGACGGCATGCTCTCCGGCTGGGCCGGTGCCAGGCAGGACCGTTTCGTGCCGCCCACCGGGGAGGCCCTGGACGCCGCCTCCGACGCGCCCCGGCTGCTCGGGGCGCCCGAAGGCGACTTCCAGCTGATCGCCCGCGTCACCGTCGGATTCGCGGGCGCCTTCGACGCCGGGGTGCTCTACGTCCACGTCGGCGAGCGGGCCTGGGCCAAGCTGTGCCTGGAGTACTCCCCGGACGTGCCCACCGTCTGCACGGTCGTCACCCGGGGCCACTCCGACGACGCCAACTCCTTCACCGTGGACGGGAGTTCGGTGTGGATGCGGGTGAGCCGGACCGGCCGTGCCTTCGCCTTCCACGCCTCCCGCGACGGCGAGCGGTGGACCTTCGTCCGGCTCTTCACCCTCGGCGACGAGGAGGAGACCGGGGCGGCCCTCGTCGGCTTCATGACCCAGTCACCGATGGGGGAGGGGTGCGTGGTGACGTACGACCACCTCGAGTTCAGGCCCGACTGGCCGAAGGACCTGCGAGACGGAAGCTGA
- a CDS encoding MFS transporter gives MSTNQTLKGDELALSPGGLGPKRPSKALTLTAGLLGFALVCLDASIVNVALPAIGSSLGGGMSGLQWVVDAYTLAFAALMLSTGAFSDRVGASRAYAIGAAVFTLASAACGLAPNLPALIGARVVQGMAAAVVLPASLALVRQAYADPARRARAVAVWAAGGSAAVALGPVAGGVLTTAWDWRGIFFVNLPVGALILVLLVRAPRSQRRPAPLDLPGQVTAVVALTALTFAVIEGGTAGWAALAVAVLAVVAFLRVEARHPHPVVPLSLFRNRTVAVTVAAGAAVSVAFYSMVFVFSLFFQQVQGRSALQAGLMFLPMTGLIAVTNVVAGKLAGRHGARLPMLVGQGLAVAGLLAMLYVDADTPPVLVALLLVPMALGCALTVPPLTAAMMDAVPAERAGLAAGVLNAARQMAGALGIAVFGALISDGFVAGMRLSLGISAALLAVTGLLSFRLAGPSASRA, from the coding sequence ATGTCCACGAACCAGACCCTCAAGGGCGACGAACTCGCCCTCTCACCCGGCGGGTTGGGGCCCAAGAGGCCGTCCAAGGCCCTCACCCTCACCGCCGGCCTCCTCGGCTTCGCGCTGGTCTGCCTCGACGCGTCCATCGTGAACGTGGCCCTGCCCGCGATCGGTTCCTCCCTCGGGGGCGGAATGTCCGGGCTCCAGTGGGTCGTGGACGCCTACACGCTGGCGTTCGCCGCGCTGATGCTGTCCACCGGCGCGTTCTCGGACCGGGTCGGGGCGAGCCGGGCGTACGCGATCGGCGCCGCCGTGTTCACGCTCGCCTCGGCGGCCTGCGGTCTGGCGCCGAACCTGCCGGCGCTGATCGGCGCGCGGGTGGTGCAGGGCATGGCGGCGGCCGTCGTGCTCCCGGCCTCGCTGGCGCTGGTGCGGCAGGCGTACGCCGATCCGGCGCGGCGCGCCCGTGCGGTGGCGGTGTGGGCGGCGGGCGGGTCGGCGGCGGTGGCGCTGGGCCCGGTGGCGGGCGGTGTGCTGACCACGGCCTGGGACTGGCGCGGGATCTTCTTCGTCAACCTTCCCGTCGGCGCGCTGATCCTCGTGCTGCTGGTGCGGGCCCCGCGCTCGCAGCGCCGTCCGGCACCGCTGGACCTGCCCGGCCAGGTGACGGCGGTGGTGGCGCTCACGGCGCTGACGTTCGCGGTGATCGAGGGCGGCACTGCGGGCTGGGCGGCGCTGGCGGTGGCCGTGCTGGCGGTGGTGGCGTTCCTCCGGGTCGAGGCACGTCACCCGCACCCGGTCGTCCCGCTGAGCCTGTTCCGCAACCGGACGGTCGCGGTGACGGTCGCCGCGGGGGCGGCGGTCAGCGTGGCCTTCTACAGCATGGTGTTCGTCTTCTCGCTCTTCTTCCAGCAGGTACAGGGCCGTTCGGCGCTCCAGGCCGGGCTGATGTTCCTGCCGATGACGGGTCTGATCGCGGTGACGAACGTGGTGGCGGGCAAGCTCGCGGGACGCCACGGCGCCCGGCTGCCCATGCTGGTGGGGCAGGGCCTGGCCGTCGCGGGCCTGCTCGCGATGCTGTATGTCGACGCGGACACGCCTCCGGTGCTGGTGGCCCTGCTCCTCGTCCCCATGGCGCTGGGCTGCGCGCTGACGGTGCCGCCGCTCACCGCGGCGATGATGGACGCCGTACCCGCCGAACGGGCGGGCCTGGCGGCCGGCGTGCTCAACGCGGCGCGGCAGATGGCCGGGGCGCTGGGCATCGCCGTCTTCGGGGCGCTGATCTCGGACGGGTTCGTGGCGGGGATGCGGCTGAGCCTGGGGATCAGCGCGGCCCTGCTCGCGGTGACGGGTCTGCTCAGCTTCCGTCTCGCAGGTCCTTCGGCCAGTCGGGCCTGA
- a CDS encoding GlxA family transcriptional regulator has protein sequence MPQSRAPHRIAVVAPSPVSMFNLAIPEMLFGKVEVAGRPGYEVVICAAEPGPVPTSGGLDLYVRHGLDAVREADTVLVAGTGEPFEPESRIVAAVRDAADAGKRIASLCTGAFQLAEAGLLQGRRATTYWAHAEELRRRYPHVDLRGDVLYVQDGPYLTSSGYAAGIDLCLHIIRTDYGAAVANEVARRALVAPVRPGGQTQFTQTPLPPERGNACADTRGWAMRNLDKPLTLTDLARHAGVSVRTLTRRFHAESGVSPLQWLLHQRIERAKELLETTALPMDQVARACGLGTADSLRGHLVRRTGLTPSGYRAQFSRLATAGVAGTEAAGVTSSVA, from the coding sequence ATGCCCCAGTCGCGTGCCCCGCACCGCATCGCCGTCGTCGCACCGTCGCCGGTCTCGATGTTCAACCTCGCCATCCCGGAGATGCTGTTCGGCAAGGTCGAGGTGGCCGGGCGGCCGGGCTACGAGGTGGTCATCTGCGCGGCCGAGCCGGGACCGGTGCCCACCAGCGGCGGGCTCGACCTGTACGTACGGCACGGACTCGACGCCGTGCGCGAGGCGGACACCGTGCTCGTCGCCGGGACCGGGGAACCCTTCGAGCCGGAGTCGCGTATCGTCGCCGCCGTCCGCGACGCGGCCGACGCCGGCAAACGCATCGCGTCCCTGTGCACCGGCGCCTTCCAACTCGCCGAGGCGGGCCTGCTGCAGGGGCGCCGCGCCACCACGTACTGGGCACACGCCGAGGAGCTGCGCCGCCGCTACCCGCACGTCGACCTGCGGGGCGATGTGCTCTATGTGCAGGACGGGCCGTACCTCACCTCGTCCGGCTACGCCGCCGGCATCGACCTGTGCCTGCACATCATCCGCACCGACTACGGCGCCGCCGTCGCCAACGAGGTCGCCCGGCGTGCCCTCGTCGCGCCCGTGCGGCCGGGCGGCCAGACCCAGTTCACGCAGACCCCGTTGCCGCCCGAGCGCGGCAACGCCTGCGCCGACACCCGCGGCTGGGCCATGCGCAACCTCGACAAACCGCTCACCCTCACCGACCTGGCCCGCCACGCCGGCGTCAGCGTCCGCACCCTCACCCGCCGGTTCCACGCCGAGAGCGGGGTGAGCCCGCTGCAGTGGCTGCTCCATCAGCGCATCGAGCGCGCCAAGGAGCTGCTGGAGACCACCGCCCTGCCCATGGACCAGGTGGCCCGCGCCTGCGGGCTGGGCACGGCCGACTCGCTGCGGGGGCATCTGGTCCGCCGTACCGGGCTGACGCCGAGCGGCTACCGGGCGCAGTTCAGCCGGCTCGCAACCGCGGGCGTGGCCGGAACCGAAGCGGCCGGGGTCACGTCCTCGGTTGCATGA
- a CDS encoding GNAT family N-acetyltransferase, with the protein MIGDRVTAARVIRTVVPAEAETVAALHARVRAAYHPDGIPEEGTESSAAWSAAIERPEGHVLCVVEQGRIVAVASFRTPEGTPADTVKLFQFHVDPDRRGHGVGTALHAACVEEWQADRKRAAVLDVHVDNRSAQTFYAGRGWLPDPDDPPAEGDRRLNLRFCVTGE; encoded by the coding sequence ATGATCGGTGACAGAGTGACCGCGGCCCGGGTGATCCGTACCGTCGTGCCCGCCGAGGCGGAGACCGTCGCCGCGCTGCACGCGCGCGTCCGGGCGGCGTACCACCCGGACGGCATCCCGGAGGAGGGGACCGAGTCGTCCGCCGCCTGGTCCGCCGCCATCGAGCGGCCCGAGGGTCATGTGCTGTGCGTGGTCGAGCAGGGCCGGATCGTCGCCGTCGCGTCCTTCCGCACCCCCGAGGGCACCCCTGCCGACACGGTCAAGCTGTTCCAGTTCCATGTCGACCCCGACCGCCGGGGCCATGGCGTCGGCACCGCCCTCCACGCGGCCTGCGTGGAGGAGTGGCAGGCCGACCGCAAGCGCGCGGCCGTGCTGGACGTGCACGTGGACAACCGAAGTGCGCAGACCTTCTACGCCGGCCGGGGCTGGCTGCCCGACCCCGACGACCCGCCCGCCGAGGGCGACCGCCGCCTGAACCTGCGCTTCTGCGTGACCGGGGAATGA
- a CDS encoding DsbA family oxidoreductase encodes MRVEIWSDIACPWCYVGKARFEKALQAFPHREQVEVVHRSFELDPGRAKGDIQPVITMLTRKYGMSEAQAQAGEANLGAQAAAEGLDYRTEGRDHGNTFDMHRLLHLAKEQGKQDALIQIFYRANFAEERSVFAEGEERLVELAVAAGLDADDARKVLADPDAYADEVRADEREAAQLGATGVPFFVLDRKFGVSGAQPAEVFEQALTQAWGERSPLTLIDQGDADACGPDGCAVPQH; translated from the coding sequence ATGCGCGTCGAGATCTGGAGCGACATCGCCTGCCCCTGGTGCTATGTGGGCAAGGCCCGCTTCGAGAAGGCGCTTCAGGCCTTCCCACACCGCGAGCAGGTCGAGGTGGTGCACCGCTCGTTCGAGCTGGACCCCGGGCGCGCCAAGGGCGACATCCAGCCCGTGATCACGATGCTCACCAGGAAGTACGGCATGAGCGAGGCGCAGGCCCAGGCGGGCGAGGCGAACCTCGGCGCGCAGGCTGCCGCGGAGGGGCTCGACTACCGCACCGAGGGCCGCGACCACGGCAACACCTTCGACATGCACCGGCTCCTGCACCTCGCCAAGGAGCAGGGCAAGCAGGACGCACTGATCCAGATCTTCTACCGGGCGAACTTCGCCGAGGAGCGGTCCGTCTTTGCCGAGGGCGAGGAGCGGCTCGTGGAGCTGGCCGTCGCCGCCGGCCTCGACGCCGACGACGCCCGCAAGGTCCTCGCCGACCCGGACGCCTACGCCGACGAGGTCCGCGCCGACGAGCGCGAGGCCGCCCAGCTCGGCGCCACCGGGGTGCCGTTCTTCGTACTCGACCGCAAGTTCGGCGTCTCCGGCGCCCAGCCCGCCGAGGTCTTCGAGCAGGCGCTCACGCAGGCGTGGGGCGAGCGGTCGCCGTTGACGCTGATCGACCAGGGCGACGCGGACGCATGCGGTCCGGACGGCTGCGCGGTGCCGCAGCACTGA
- a CDS encoding aminotransferase class V-fold PLP-dependent enzyme encodes METFETLVRAEFAPKNVYLNTASNGLLPARTVTAVQQAVRMRAEGTPLGPLYEDVEAVRASFARLAGVPVERVATGASVAEYGGLIAASLPAGAEVLTAEADFASLVNPFHMRGDLKVRAVPLDRLAESVRPDTALVAVSSAQSADGRVADLPAVCAAARAHGARTYVDASQSAGWLPMEAGEYDFLAAVGFKWLMGPHGAAFCVVPEDFGGLTPLLAGWVAGEVPWDSCYGPVENLARSARRFDISPGLFTFAGLRTSLELIEELGVSAIQAHDLALAGRFRAGLATLGHAPVPAPGSAIVSVPGLGHRQTELSAAGIQVSDRTGNLRAAFHLYNTPEDVDRLLDVLSS; translated from the coding sequence ATGGAGACCTTCGAGACCCTCGTCCGTGCCGAGTTCGCCCCGAAGAACGTCTATCTCAACACCGCGAGCAACGGCCTGCTGCCGGCCCGCACCGTGACGGCCGTGCAGCAGGCGGTGCGGATGCGGGCCGAGGGCACGCCGCTCGGCCCGCTGTACGAGGACGTGGAGGCCGTCCGCGCCTCCTTCGCCCGGCTGGCAGGCGTCCCCGTCGAGCGGGTCGCGACCGGGGCCTCGGTCGCCGAGTACGGCGGGCTGATCGCCGCCTCGCTGCCGGCCGGAGCCGAAGTCCTCACTGCGGAGGCCGACTTCGCCTCCCTCGTGAACCCCTTCCACATGCGCGGCGACCTCAAGGTACGCGCCGTCCCGCTGGACCGTCTCGCCGAGTCCGTCCGCCCGGACACCGCGCTCGTCGCCGTCAGCTCCGCGCAGTCCGCCGACGGCCGCGTCGCCGACCTGCCCGCGGTGTGCGCGGCGGCCCGCGCACACGGGGCGCGCACCTATGTCGACGCCTCCCAGTCGGCCGGATGGCTGCCGATGGAGGCCGGTGAGTACGACTTCCTCGCCGCCGTCGGCTTCAAGTGGCTCATGGGCCCGCACGGAGCCGCGTTCTGCGTCGTCCCCGAGGACTTCGGCGGGCTGACCCCGCTGCTCGCCGGCTGGGTCGCCGGGGAGGTCCCCTGGGACAGCTGCTACGGCCCCGTCGAGAACCTCGCCCGCTCCGCACGCCGCTTCGACATCAGCCCCGGCCTCTTCACCTTCGCCGGGCTGCGCACCTCCCTGGAGCTGATCGAGGAACTCGGCGTGAGCGCCATCCAGGCCCACGACCTCGCCCTCGCCGGCCGCTTCCGCGCGGGACTCGCCACGCTCGGCCACGCACCGGTGCCGGCCCCCGGCTCGGCGATCGTGTCGGTGCCCGGACTCGGCCACCGCCAGACCGAGTTGAGCGCGGCCGGCATCCAGGTCTCCGACCGCACGGGCAACCTGCGCGCGGCCTTCCACCTCTACAACACCCCGGAAGACGTCGACCGGTTGCTGGACGTCCTGTCTTCCTGA
- a CDS encoding maleylpyruvate isomerase family mycothiol-dependent enzyme yields MTDDHEAVRELLAAWAFGALEPAEEKAVPAHLAECESCAAEAARLRETVRLLEGPPLRAPAGWPADGAPPALSLALSTRPAAGPGVAAHAAPYAAAVAGLKALLPELAGRWATPVVHDWDAHATVAHLLAADEHLAARLGAGSRVPPTPVEEGPRWEDAWNRRTAEVIAHEHGRTPDETVADWAAQADDLLGASEAHDVELAARAVTLMGLRLPVAEHFLVRAFETWIHTDDIGRALGLTVPPPPEQHLRQLIRLAVRILGLSLGPTAPPVLFSVTGGEEWVLGSEDEPVQTELTLDPLDFCLLVGGRRSPATVPRGTTGDAAAAQNVLERAASLAWL; encoded by the coding sequence GTGACCGACGATCACGAGGCGGTACGTGAGCTGCTGGCCGCGTGGGCCTTCGGCGCCCTCGAACCGGCCGAGGAGAAGGCGGTCCCGGCGCACCTCGCCGAGTGCGAGAGCTGCGCGGCGGAGGCGGCGCGGCTGCGGGAGACGGTACGGCTGCTGGAGGGGCCGCCGCTGCGGGCTCCCGCCGGGTGGCCGGCCGACGGAGCGCCGCCCGCGCTGTCCCTCGCCCTGAGCACGCGCCCGGCCGCCGGCCCCGGCGTCGCCGCACACGCCGCGCCCTACGCCGCGGCCGTCGCCGGGCTGAAGGCGCTGCTGCCCGAGCTCGCGGGCCGCTGGGCCACGCCGGTCGTGCACGACTGGGACGCGCACGCCACCGTTGCCCACCTCCTCGCCGCCGACGAGCACCTGGCCGCCCGGCTCGGCGCGGGCTCCCGAGTGCCGCCCACGCCGGTCGAGGAAGGCCCGCGGTGGGAGGACGCCTGGAACCGCCGTACGGCGGAGGTCATCGCCCATGAGCACGGCCGTACGCCGGACGAGACCGTGGCCGACTGGGCCGCGCAGGCGGACGACTTGCTCGGCGCATCCGAGGCCCACGACGTCGAACTCGCCGCCCGGGCCGTGACGTTGATGGGGCTGCGGCTGCCCGTCGCCGAGCACTTCCTGGTGCGCGCCTTCGAGACCTGGATCCACACCGACGACATCGGCCGCGCGCTCGGCCTCACGGTCCCGCCGCCGCCCGAACAGCACCTGAGGCAGCTGATCCGCCTCGCCGTCCGCATCCTCGGCCTGTCCCTGGGACCCACCGCGCCCCCGGTGCTCTTCTCGGTCACCGGGGGCGAGGAATGGGTGCTGGGTTCCGAGGACGAGCCCGTACAGACCGAACTCACCCTCGACCCCCTCGACTTCTGCCTCCTGGTCGGCGGCCGGCGCTCCCCGGCCACGGTCCCAAGAGGCACCACCGGCGACGCGGCCGCCGCCCAGAACGTACTGGAGCGTGCCGCGTCGCTGGCGTGGCTGTGA
- the thpD gene encoding ectoine hydroxylase produces the protein MTTVTDLYPSRGATEVSTPRQDPVVWGSPDTPGPIGATELQSFERDGFLAVDQLITDDEVAVYAQELERLVTDPAIRADERSIIEPQSKEIRSVFEVHKISEVFASLVRDERVVGRARQILGSDVYVHQSRINVKPGFGASGFYWHSDFETWHAEDGLPNMRTVSVSIALTENYDTNGGLMIMPGSHRTYLGCAGATPKDNYKKSLQMQDAGTPSDEALTKMASEYGIKLFTGKAGSATWFDCNCMHGSGDNITPFPRSNVFIVFNSVENTAVEPFAAPIRRPEFIGARDFTPVK, from the coding sequence ATGACCACCGTCACCGATCTCTACCCCAGCCGCGGCGCCACCGAGGTGTCGACCCCGCGCCAGGACCCCGTTGTGTGGGGCTCCCCCGACACGCCGGGGCCGATCGGGGCCACCGAACTCCAGTCGTTCGAGCGCGACGGCTTCCTGGCCGTCGACCAGCTCATCACGGACGACGAGGTGGCCGTCTACGCACAGGAGTTGGAGCGGCTGGTCACCGACCCGGCGATCCGTGCCGACGAGCGGTCGATCATCGAGCCGCAGTCCAAGGAGATCCGGTCCGTCTTCGAAGTGCACAAGATCAGTGAGGTGTTCGCCTCCCTCGTGCGCGACGAGCGGGTCGTCGGCCGGGCTCGCCAGATCCTCGGCTCGGACGTGTACGTCCACCAGTCGCGGATCAACGTCAAGCCGGGCTTCGGGGCCAGTGGGTTCTACTGGCACTCCGACTTCGAGACCTGGCATGCCGAGGACGGTCTGCCGAACATGCGGACGGTGTCCGTCTCGATCGCGCTGACCGAGAACTACGACACCAACGGCGGGCTCATGATCATGCCCGGCTCCCACCGGACCTACCTCGGGTGCGCGGGGGCCACGCCGAAGGACAACTACAAGAAGTCCCTCCAGATGCAGGACGCGGGCACGCCGTCCGACGAGGCGCTGACGAAGATGGCCTCCGAGTACGGCATCAAGCTCTTCACGGGCAAGGCCGGTTCGGCGACCTGGTTCGACTGCAACTGCATGCACGGCTCCGGCGACAACATCACGCCGTTCCCGCGCAGCAACGTGTTCATCGTCTTCAACAGCGTCGAGAACACGGCCGTCGAGCCCTTCGCGGCCCCGATCCGCCGCCCGGAGTTCATTGGGGCGCGGGACTTCACCCCGGTGAAGTGA
- a CDS encoding ectoine synthase — translation MIVRSFKEIEGTDRHVKSASGTWESKRIVLAKERVGFSLHETILYAGTETSMWYANHIEAVVCVEGEAELTDHETGRTHAITPGTMYLLDGHERHTLRVKKDFRCICVFNPPVTGREDHDENGVYPLLTEPEEV, via the coding sequence GTGATCGTCCGTTCGTTCAAGGAGATCGAAGGCACCGACCGCCACGTCAAATCGGCGTCCGGTACCTGGGAGAGCAAACGCATCGTCCTCGCCAAGGAGAGGGTCGGCTTCTCGCTGCACGAGACGATCCTGTACGCGGGTACGGAGACGTCGATGTGGTACGCGAACCACATCGAGGCCGTCGTCTGCGTCGAGGGCGAGGCCGAGCTGACCGACCACGAGACCGGGCGGACGCACGCGATCACGCCCGGGACCATGTACCTCCTGGACGGGCACGAGAGGCACACGCTGCGGGTCAAGAAGGACTTCCGCTGCATCTGCGTCTTCAACCCGCCCGTGACCGGCCGGGAGGACCACGACGAGAACGGCGTATACCCGTTGCTCACCGAGCCCGAGGAGGTGTGA